A single window of Sphingobacterium sp. ML3W DNA harbors:
- a CDS encoding OmpA family protein, protein MIKKINSIAVAVLCSLSIFSCKQQAVIVNPGAVVSIDGTDDGLKNVKRDFEDATRTNEGIKFTISSDLLFPTNSSYLTEKAKLELSKVATLLKGSSSKIRVDGHTDATGTVEYNQWLAEKRANSVKKFLTDAGISGARISAKGIGQTKPVADNKTPEGRQKNRRVEVVILDEK, encoded by the coding sequence ATGATTAAAAAAATAAATAGTATAGCTGTTGCTGTGCTTTGTTCGCTTTCTATCTTTTCATGTAAACAACAGGCTGTGATCGTTAATCCAGGGGCTGTAGTTAGTATTGATGGTACAGATGATGGTTTGAAAAATGTGAAACGTGATTTTGAAGATGCTACACGTACAAACGAGGGTATCAAATTTACCATTTCTTCGGATTTACTTTTCCCTACAAACTCTTCTTATTTGACTGAAAAGGCTAAATTGGAATTAAGTAAAGTGGCGACACTTTTGAAGGGAAGTAGCAGTAAAATCCGTGTTGATGGCCATACTGATGCGACAGGAACTGTGGAATATAACCAATGGTTGGCAGAGAAAAGGGCTAATTCGGTAAAGAAATTCTTGACGGATGCTGGTATTTCTGGTGCACGCATTTCCGCTAAGGGTATTGGTCAGACTAAACCTGTAGCTGATAATAAAACACCTGAAGGACGTCAAAAAAATAGACGTGTTGAGGTGGTTATCTTAGATGAAAAATAA
- a CDS encoding AAA family ATPase: protein MNISELIINKKEQTELADIFLHTENQDTIQQLIKEHIYSTELLQYGLPVNNKVLLHGSSGCGKTTTAKAIAQALDKPILILNLSTIVSARIGETSQNIKQVFDKAGRERSVLFLDEFDQIAKARGNDDKDVGEMRRLVNTLIQLIDYLPQTTLLIAATNHAEIIDKALLRRFQLQISYNLPTHAELDKYYDKLSQQFPLEIKKFQRKYDISYAEAKDYAYTQVKASLIAKLERD, encoded by the coding sequence ATGAATATTTCTGAACTGATTATCAACAAAAAAGAACAAACTGAACTGGCTGATATTTTCCTCCACACTGAAAATCAAGATACCATCCAGCAATTGATAAAAGAGCACATCTATAGCACCGAACTCCTTCAGTATGGACTTCCAGTAAACAATAAAGTCTTATTACATGGTAGTTCGGGATGCGGGAAGACCACCACTGCCAAGGCCATTGCCCAAGCGCTAGACAAACCAATCTTGATTCTCAACCTCAGCACGATAGTTTCTGCGCGCATTGGAGAAACATCACAAAATATCAAACAGGTATTTGATAAGGCAGGGCGTGAGCGATCCGTTCTTTTTTTAGATGAATTTGACCAAATTGCCAAAGCAAGGGGCAACGACGACAAGGATGTGGGTGAAATGAGACGCTTGGTCAACACGTTGATCCAGCTCATCGACTATCTTCCTCAAACAACCCTATTGATTGCTGCAACCAACCATGCGGAAATAATCGACAAAGCGCTGTTACGTAGGTTTCAATTACAAATCAGCTACAACTTGCCGACTCACGCAGAACTTGACAAATATTACGATAAACTAAGTCAACAGTTCCCACTTGAAATCAAGAAATTTCAACGTAAATACGATATTTCATATGCTGAGGCCAAAGATTATGCCTACACACAAGTCAAAGCCAGTCTCATTGCCAAACTAGAACGAGATTAA
- the dnaE gene encoding DNA polymerase III subunit alpha, with protein sequence MYIIFDTETTGLPKRWDAPITDTDNWPRCIQIAWQLHDDMGNLLEHEDYLIKPDGYNIPYDSEKIHGISTELAAEQGVPIQDVLVKFNAALAKAKFVVGQNIGFDLNIMGCEFYRYDVESPMGDMAILDTCTEVTAGLLQLPGGRGGRFKLPNLTELHSYLFGVPFAEAHNATADVEATTRCFFELVRREVFTLDQLQADTGYFVDFKQNNPIVIPTVGLKHVNLKAASDEIRKRNKPSGEQNIVIDHDVLNDFENADFAHLHNHSQFSVLQSTISIANLVDTAAKYRMPAVALTDHGNMMGAFHFVSKVGDHNKAAKAKNEELEAAGESPTEKIIKPIVGCEFFVCDDHFDKKRKDNGYQIVFLAKNKKGYHNLAKMASVAYTEGFYYVPRIDRKVVEQYKEDLIVLSGNLQGEVPNKVLNIGENQAEEALLWWKEQFGSDFYMELMRHGQEDEDRVNTTLISLARKHDVKLIATNNTYYINQADAHAHDILLCVKDGEKLSTPKGRGRGFRFGLPNQEYYFKPAAEMKKIFKDVPEAIINIQDIVDKIEIFTLYRDVLLPAFDIPVEFQFEEDQQDKGKRGENKYLRYLTLEGAKRRYKDGVTDAIMERLDFELTVIEKTGYPGYFLIVQDFIAEARRMGVSVGPGRGSAAGSAVAYCLGITNLDPIQYDLLFERFLNPDRVSMPDIDIDFDDEGRGRVMQYVIDKYGASQVAQIITYGTMAAKSSIKDTARVLDLPLQEANEIAKLIPNLKLAKIFNMDEKALKETLRADELEAVNRLIAISEGAGLEAETIKQARVLEGSMRNTGIHACGVIITPDDITNFVPVSLAKDSDLYVTQFDNSVVESAGLLKMDFLGLKTLTLIKDTVANVKLSNGLELDPDEFPIDDLLTYELFQRGETVGVFQYESPGMQKHMKDLRPTVFADLIAMNALYRPGPMENIPSFIKRKHGTEPIVYDLDACEEYLQETYGISVYQEQVMLLSQKLAGFSKGDADVLRKAMGKKQKAVLDKMKPKFIAQAEEKGHNPKILEKIWTDWEAFASYAFNKSHSTCYAWIAYQTAYLKAHFPAEYMAAVLSNNMNDIKQVTFFMEECKRMGLEVLAPDVNESHYKFTVNDRGAIRFGMGAVKGVGAGAVDTIVQTRASGPYKSVFDLAKRIDLRAANKKAFESLAYAGGFDGFQNMHRAQYFHAEDNSTGLEKAIKFAQRFKENENSAQASLFGGEGMADLPEPVLMSCPPWGLIEKLKYEKEVIGIYLTSHPLDNYKFEIKHFCQNKVSDLQLINKVKASEVEEDVLLDFNRIKNKEVVIGGIIALANHRIAKSGKPFGSFIIEDYSDSYEIMVFGEDYVKFKGYLEEGYFVQLRGLVQERFKQVGNWGFEIKAIQLLSDLREKMAKIFTINIALPALNDIFLEEMKQVLDANEIEGVVPNCQLRFKIFDPQDEISIEMPSKLKRINLTNEFLDAIERFEGVNYRLN encoded by the coding sequence ATGTACATTATATTTGATACGGAAACAACAGGATTGCCCAAACGTTGGGATGCGCCGATTACAGATACTGATAATTGGCCGAGATGTATTCAAATAGCTTGGCAGTTGCACGACGATATGGGTAACCTGCTGGAGCATGAGGATTACTTGATTAAACCAGATGGTTACAATATTCCTTACGATTCCGAGAAAATTCATGGTATATCGACTGAATTGGCTGCCGAACAGGGTGTTCCAATTCAAGACGTATTAGTGAAATTCAATGCTGCATTGGCAAAAGCTAAGTTTGTAGTGGGGCAAAATATTGGTTTTGACCTCAATATCATGGGCTGTGAGTTTTATCGCTATGATGTCGAGTCGCCAATGGGTGATATGGCTATTTTGGATACTTGTACGGAAGTAACTGCAGGCTTACTGCAATTACCTGGAGGTCGTGGTGGTCGATTTAAATTGCCTAATTTAACGGAACTCCATTCTTACCTTTTTGGTGTGCCTTTTGCCGAAGCGCACAACGCTACGGCCGATGTGGAGGCAACAACTCGTTGTTTCTTCGAATTGGTAAGGAGAGAAGTTTTTACCCTTGATCAGTTACAGGCGGATACAGGTTATTTTGTTGATTTTAAGCAAAATAATCCTATTGTAATCCCAACTGTCGGATTGAAGCATGTGAATCTAAAGGCAGCTTCAGATGAAATCCGCAAACGTAATAAACCAAGTGGTGAGCAAAATATCGTCATCGACCATGATGTGTTGAACGATTTTGAAAATGCAGATTTTGCGCATTTGCATAATCACTCTCAATTTTCGGTGCTTCAATCTACAATCTCTATTGCTAATCTGGTAGATACAGCTGCTAAATACCGGATGCCTGCTGTTGCGCTAACGGATCATGGTAATATGATGGGTGCATTTCACTTTGTGTCTAAGGTTGGTGATCATAATAAGGCTGCGAAAGCTAAAAATGAAGAGTTAGAAGCTGCGGGAGAGAGTCCTACTGAGAAGATAATCAAGCCTATTGTTGGCTGTGAGTTTTTCGTATGTGACGACCACTTTGATAAGAAGAGAAAAGATAACGGTTATCAGATTGTCTTTTTGGCTAAGAATAAAAAAGGTTATCATAATCTCGCAAAGATGGCATCTGTAGCCTATACGGAGGGCTTTTATTATGTACCTCGTATCGATAGAAAAGTCGTTGAACAATATAAAGAGGATTTAATCGTCTTGTCGGGTAATTTACAAGGGGAGGTGCCAAATAAGGTGCTCAATATTGGTGAAAATCAAGCTGAGGAAGCTTTGCTTTGGTGGAAAGAGCAATTTGGGTCTGATTTTTACATGGAATTGATGCGCCATGGTCAGGAGGATGAGGATCGGGTAAATACGACTTTGATTAGTTTGGCACGCAAGCATGATGTGAAATTGATTGCGACCAATAATACTTATTATATCAACCAAGCGGATGCACATGCGCATGATATTTTGTTGTGCGTGAAAGACGGTGAAAAGTTAAGTACACCAAAGGGTCGTGGTCGTGGATTTCGTTTTGGATTGCCTAATCAAGAATATTACTTCAAACCTGCTGCAGAAATGAAGAAAATATTTAAAGATGTGCCCGAAGCAATCATCAATATTCAAGATATCGTTGACAAGATTGAGATCTTTACTTTATACCGCGATGTTTTATTGCCTGCATTTGATATTCCTGTGGAGTTTCAGTTTGAAGAGGATCAACAGGACAAAGGTAAAAGGGGAGAAAATAAATACTTAAGGTATCTGACGCTTGAGGGTGCTAAACGCCGTTATAAGGACGGTGTGACCGATGCTATTATGGAGCGCTTGGACTTTGAGTTGACTGTTATTGAAAAGACAGGTTATCCTGGTTATTTCTTAATTGTACAGGATTTTATTGCAGAAGCGCGCAGAATGGGGGTCTCTGTTGGGCCTGGGCGTGGTTCGGCAGCGGGTTCTGCTGTTGCCTATTGTTTAGGTATTACCAATTTAGATCCTATTCAGTATGATTTGCTATTTGAGCGCTTCTTAAACCCGGATCGTGTTTCAATGCCCGATATCGATATTGACTTTGACGATGAGGGACGTGGACGTGTGATGCAGTATGTTATTGATAAATATGGTGCGTCGCAAGTTGCCCAAATTATCACCTATGGTACAATGGCTGCTAAATCTTCTATAAAGGATACTGCGCGGGTATTGGACTTGCCTTTACAGGAGGCTAATGAAATTGCTAAATTGATTCCAAACCTGAAATTGGCCAAGATCTTTAATATGGATGAAAAGGCTTTGAAAGAAACGTTGCGTGCGGATGAATTGGAGGCTGTCAATCGTTTAATAGCCATATCTGAAGGTGCTGGTCTAGAAGCTGAAACCATTAAGCAGGCGCGCGTATTGGAGGGGTCAATGCGTAATACTGGAATCCATGCTTGTGGGGTTATCATCACTCCGGATGACATCACGAATTTTGTTCCGGTTTCGTTGGCAAAAGACTCGGATCTGTATGTGACGCAGTTTGATAACTCGGTGGTTGAGTCTGCAGGATTGCTGAAAATGGATTTTTTGGGTTTGAAAACGTTGACCTTGATTAAGGATACGGTTGCAAATGTTAAACTGAGCAATGGGCTCGAGTTAGATCCGGATGAGTTTCCAATCGATGATTTGTTGACTTACGAGTTATTCCAAAGGGGAGAAACTGTCGGTGTGTTTCAGTATGAGTCACCTGGTATGCAGAAGCATATGAAAGATTTGAGGCCAACTGTGTTTGCCGATTTAATCGCGATGAATGCGCTTTATAGACCCGGTCCAATGGAGAATATTCCGAGTTTTATTAAGCGTAAGCACGGTACGGAACCTATTGTATATGATTTGGATGCTTGCGAAGAGTATCTGCAAGAGACCTACGGTATTAGTGTGTACCAAGAGCAGGTAATGCTTCTTTCGCAAAAATTAGCGGGATTTTCTAAAGGTGATGCCGACGTTTTACGTAAGGCCATGGGAAAAAAGCAAAAGGCTGTCTTGGATAAGATGAAGCCGAAGTTTATTGCCCAAGCAGAGGAAAAAGGTCATAATCCGAAAATTCTGGAAAAAATATGGACCGACTGGGAGGCATTTGCAAGTTACGCCTTTAATAAGTCGCACTCTACCTGTTATGCATGGATCGCTTATCAAACGGCTTATTTGAAAGCACATTTTCCAGCGGAATATATGGCGGCTGTACTTTCTAATAACATGAACGATATTAAGCAGGTCACCTTCTTTATGGAGGAGTGTAAGCGTATGGGATTGGAAGTATTGGCTCCAGATGTAAATGAGTCTCACTATAAGTTTACGGTGAACGACCGTGGTGCAATTCGATTTGGGATGGGTGCTGTAAAAGGTGTTGGGGCAGGAGCAGTAGATACCATTGTACAGACGCGTGCTTCAGGACCTTATAAATCAGTTTTTGATTTAGCAAAACGTATCGATCTACGTGCTGCCAATAAAAAAGCATTTGAGAGTTTGGCTTATGCCGGTGGTTTTGATGGTTTTCAAAATATGCATCGTGCGCAATATTTCCATGCAGAGGATAACTCGACCGGATTGGAGAAGGCAATCAAATTTGCGCAGCGTTTTAAAGAAAATGAAAATTCTGCTCAAGCGAGCTTATTTGGAGGGGAGGGAATGGCAGATCTTCCGGAACCTGTTTTGATGTCGTGTCCACCTTGGGGTCTTATCGAGAAGTTGAAATACGAGAAAGAAGTGATCGGTATTTACCTGACGAGTCATCCTTTGGATAATTATAAATTTGAAATCAAGCATTTCTGTCAGAATAAAGTGAGTGACCTGCAATTGATCAATAAGGTGAAAGCTTCTGAAGTGGAGGAGGATGTTCTGTTAGATTTTAATCGGATCAAAAATAAAGAAGTTGTCATTGGGGGGATTATCGCACTCGCGAATCATCGAATAGCGAAGTCTGGAAAACCTTTTGGCTCATTTATCATTGAGGATTACTCTGATTCTTATGAAATTATGGTATTTGGTGAGGATTATGTGAAGTTTAAAGGTTATTTGGAGGAAGGATATTTTGTTCAACTTCGCGGTTTGGTGCAGGAGCGATTTAAACAGGTGGGTAACTGGGGTTTTGAGATTAAGGCCATTCAGCTATTGTCGGATTTAAGGGAAAAAATGGCGAAAATTTTCACGATAAATATTGCGCTCCCAGCATTGAATGATATCTTTTTAGAAGAGATGAAACAAGTGTTGGATGCAAATGAAATTGAGGGGGTTGTACCTAATTGTCAATTGCGTTTCAAAATTTTCGATCCACAGGATGAAATTTCAATTGAAATGCCATCCAAATTAAAACGTATCAATTTGACAAATGAATTTTTAGATGCGATTGAACGGTTTGAAGGGGTAAATTATCGATTGAATTAA